From Halichoerus grypus chromosome 6, mHalGry1.hap1.1, whole genome shotgun sequence, one genomic window encodes:
- the MBLAC1 gene encoding metallo-beta-lactamase domain-containing protein 1, translated as MSALVRTEPLPGEPPLLVSGDPYSVVVLLQGYAEPEGVDDAVRADGSVTLVLPQAWGSASGTRESPPEGGGAKTALEEVARGPILVDTGGPWAREALLGALAAQGVAPGDVTLVVGTHGHSDHIGNLGLFPGAALLVSHDFCLPGGRYLPHGLGEERPLQLGPGLEVWATPGHGGQRDVSVVVAGTALGTVVVVGDVFERNGDEDSWQALSEDPVAQERSRKRVLATADVVVPGHGAPFRVVREAPQPGN; from the coding sequence ATGAGCGCTCTGGTGCGGACCGAGCCGCTGCCCGGGGAGCCGCCTCTGCTAGTGAGCGGCGACCCTTACTCCGTGGTGGTCCTGCTGCAGGGCTACGCGGAGCCCGAGGGGGTCGACGATGCGGTACGCGCCGACGGCTCCGTGACGCTTGTGCTGCCTCAGGCCTGGGGCTCAGCCTCCGGCACCCGAGAGTCCCCGCCCGAGGGCGGCGGGGCGAAGACCGCGCTGGAGGAGGTGGCCCGTGGCCCCATCCTCGTGGACACTGGGGGCCCCTGGGCTCGGGAGGCGCTCCTGGGGGCCCTGGCGGCGCAGGGCGTGGCCCCCGGAGACGTGACTCTGGTGGTGGGCACCCACGGACACTCGGATCACATCGGGAACCTGGGGCTTTTTCCCGGGGCGGCTTTGCTGGTCTCCCACGACTTCTGCCTCCCCGGGGGCCGCTACCTCCCCCACGGGCTAGGTGAGGAGCGGCCCCTGCAGCTGGGCCCGGGGCTCGAGGTGTGGGCCACGCCGGGCCATGGGGGCCAGCGGGACGTGAGCGTGGTGGTGGCGGGCACGGCCCTGGGCACCGTGGTGGTGGTGGGCGATGTGTTTGAACGCAACGGAGACGAAGACTCATGGCAAGCGCTGAGCGAAGACCCGGTGGCCCAGGAGAGGAGCCGGAAGAGGGTCCTAGCCACTGCGGACGTGGTCGTGCCTGGGCACGGAGCCCCCtttagggtggtcagggaagcccCTCAGCCAGGGAACTGA
- the LOC118527112 gene encoding NXPE family member 3-like isoform X4: MPQNKILYIRVSWHDSTVPLPPQPHPPCKSSGSLPQELSGLTHLLHWPPTLGDGGDLLASTSPQTSTYHLRGPPQASYTLGGYLEAILVARDHRGRPKTHGGDLFRAQLLGPYLKAGVPGDIQDLENGTYLLSFPLLWAGQAQVQVRLIHSSEAVRVLQRIWRDQWATVDFTGYFRGPTGYEEIVTCNVNPLLTGEEESTCHYRDEDSGELWFCARPPTLPCDSLVGHSSGHYWNVTTPHEEALLAWNVTDKVLPQGISPIWVAKESNKSLVLSPQQLCHPGIPGPKPSGFYHRAVWHSLSCSGRSFSTVDSILGCLAGHIVHMMGDSTLRQWWEYLRDTVPSLKPVDLHATYQTGPLMAVETTRGIVLHWRAHGWPLRSLRTPVASLHSVVRELGGLAGGPHTVVVLGLGSHFTTFPPSVFVQRLAGIRAAVAALLAREPRTLVVIKLANTGYKSVYGSDWFTLQVNRLLRAAFADLHVAFVDAWEMTSSLALPDRIHPGRLIVRSEVNFFLSFICPT; this comes from the exons ATCTTGTACATCAGAGTTTCCTGGCATGACAGCACCGTTCCTCTGCCCCCAcagccccacccaccctgcaAGTCTTCTGGCTCTCTCCCCCAGGAGCTCTCGGGCCTGACCCATTTACTGCACTGGCCTCCCACCCTGGGAGATGGGGGGGACCTTTTGGCCTCCACCAGTCCCCAGACCTCCACCTACCACCTGAGGGGACCTCCCCAGGCCAGCTACACCCTGGGAGGCTACCTGGAGGCCATTCTTGTTGCAAGAGACCACCGGGGCAGGCCCAAGACCCATGGTGGGGATCTGTTTCGGGCACAGCTCCTGGGTCCCTACCTGAAGGCAGGAGTCCCTGGAGATATCCAGGATCTGGAGAATGGCACCTACCTgttgtccttccccctgctctgggCTGGACAGGCCCAGGTACAAGTGCGGCTGATCCACTCCAGCGAGGCAGTTAGAGTCCTGCAGAGAATCTGGAGAGACCAGTGGGCCACGGTCGATTTCACGGGCTATTTCCGAGGACCCACAGGATATGAAGAAATTGTGACTTGCAATGTTAACCCCCTGCTAACTGGGGAGGAAGAATCTACCTGTCACTACAGGGATGAAGATTCTGGTGAGCTCTGGTTCTGTGCTcgaccccccaccctgccctgcgaCTCACTGGTAGGGCATTCAAGTGGACATTATTGGAATGTGACCACACCACACGAGGAGGCCCTGCTGGCATG GAATGTGACAGACAAGGTCCTCCCTCAGGGTATTTCTCCAATCTGGGTGGCCAAGGAGAGCAACAAGAGTCTGG TTCTGTCCCCTCAACAACTGTGCCACCCTGGGATCCCGGGCCCAAAGCCCTCTGGCTTCTACCACCGAGCTGTGTGGCACTCACTGTCCTGCTCTGGCCGCTCCTTCTCCACTGTTGACAGCATcctgggctgcctggctggccaCATCGTCCACATGATGGGGGACTCCACGCTTCGGCAGTGGTGGGAGTACCTGCGTGACACCGTGCCCT CCCTGAAGCCTGTGGATCTACACGCCACGTATCAGACGGGGCCCCTGATGGCAGTGGAGACCACTCGGGGCATCGTGCTGCACTGGCGGGCCCACGGCTGGCCCCTGCGCTCCCTGCGCACACCAGTGGCCTCCCTGCACTCTGTGGTCCGGGAGCtagggggcctggctgggggccCCCACACAGTGGTGGTGCTGGGCCTGGGCTCCCACTTCACCACCTTTCCCCCATCTGTCTTTGTGCAACGACTCGCGGGGATCAGGGCAGCGGTGGCTGCGCTGCTGGCCCGGGAGCCCCGCACTCTCGTGGTCATCAAGCTGGCCAACACTGGCTACAAGTCTGTGTATGGCAGTGACTGGTTCACCCTCCAGGTGAACCGGCTTCTCCGAGCTGCCTTTGCTGACCTCCATGTGGCCTTTGTGGACGCCTGGGAGATGACCTCCAGTCTGGCCCTGCCCGACAGGATCCACCCAGGGCGGCTTATCGTCCGCAGTGAAGTCAACTTCTTCCTGTCCTTCATTTGCCCCACTTGA
- the LOC118527112 gene encoding NXPE family member 3-like isoform X2, which translates to MVLITYQMSSKQLQAPTDLFIRQFKWHMTVVVGSVIAICILYIRVSWHDSTVPLPPQPHPPCKSSGSLPQELSGLTHLLHWPPTLGDGGDLLASTSPQTSTYHLRGPPQASYTLGGYLEAILVARDHRGRPKTHGGDLFRAQLLGPYLKAGVPGDIQDLENGTYLLSFPLLWAGQAQVQVRLIHSSEAVRVLQRIWRDQWATVDFTGYFRGPTGYEEIVTCNVNPLLTGEEESTCHYRDEDSGELWFCARPPTLPCDSLVGHSSGHYWNVTTPHEEALLAWNVTDKVLPQGISPIWVAKESNKSLVLSPQQLCHPGIPGPKPSGFYHRAVWHSLSCSGRSFSTVDSILGCLAGHIVHMMGDSTLRQWWEYLRDTVPSLKPVDLHATYQTGPLMAVETTRGIVLHWRAHGWPLRSLRTPVASLHSVVRELGGLAGGPHTVVVLGLGSHFTTFPPSVFVQRLAGIRAAVAALLAREPRTLVVIKLANTGYKSVYGSDWFTLQVNRLLRAAFADLHVAFVDAWEMTSSLALPDRIHPGRLIVRSEVNFFLSFICPT; encoded by the exons GGTCTTGATCACATACCAGATGTCTAGTAAACAACTCCAGGCTCCCACAGACCTATTCATCAGACAGTTCAAGTGGCACATGACTGTGGTTGTGGGATCAGTCATTGCAATTTGT ATCTTGTACATCAGAGTTTCCTGGCATGACAGCACCGTTCCTCTGCCCCCAcagccccacccaccctgcaAGTCTTCTGGCTCTCTCCCCCAGGAGCTCTCGGGCCTGACCCATTTACTGCACTGGCCTCCCACCCTGGGAGATGGGGGGGACCTTTTGGCCTCCACCAGTCCCCAGACCTCCACCTACCACCTGAGGGGACCTCCCCAGGCCAGCTACACCCTGGGAGGCTACCTGGAGGCCATTCTTGTTGCAAGAGACCACCGGGGCAGGCCCAAGACCCATGGTGGGGATCTGTTTCGGGCACAGCTCCTGGGTCCCTACCTGAAGGCAGGAGTCCCTGGAGATATCCAGGATCTGGAGAATGGCACCTACCTgttgtccttccccctgctctgggCTGGACAGGCCCAGGTACAAGTGCGGCTGATCCACTCCAGCGAGGCAGTTAGAGTCCTGCAGAGAATCTGGAGAGACCAGTGGGCCACGGTCGATTTCACGGGCTATTTCCGAGGACCCACAGGATATGAAGAAATTGTGACTTGCAATGTTAACCCCCTGCTAACTGGGGAGGAAGAATCTACCTGTCACTACAGGGATGAAGATTCTGGTGAGCTCTGGTTCTGTGCTcgaccccccaccctgccctgcgaCTCACTGGTAGGGCATTCAAGTGGACATTATTGGAATGTGACCACACCACACGAGGAGGCCCTGCTGGCATG GAATGTGACAGACAAGGTCCTCCCTCAGGGTATTTCTCCAATCTGGGTGGCCAAGGAGAGCAACAAGAGTCTGG TTCTGTCCCCTCAACAACTGTGCCACCCTGGGATCCCGGGCCCAAAGCCCTCTGGCTTCTACCACCGAGCTGTGTGGCACTCACTGTCCTGCTCTGGCCGCTCCTTCTCCACTGTTGACAGCATcctgggctgcctggctggccaCATCGTCCACATGATGGGGGACTCCACGCTTCGGCAGTGGTGGGAGTACCTGCGTGACACCGTGCCCT CCCTGAAGCCTGTGGATCTACACGCCACGTATCAGACGGGGCCCCTGATGGCAGTGGAGACCACTCGGGGCATCGTGCTGCACTGGCGGGCCCACGGCTGGCCCCTGCGCTCCCTGCGCACACCAGTGGCCTCCCTGCACTCTGTGGTCCGGGAGCtagggggcctggctgggggccCCCACACAGTGGTGGTGCTGGGCCTGGGCTCCCACTTCACCACCTTTCCCCCATCTGTCTTTGTGCAACGACTCGCGGGGATCAGGGCAGCGGTGGCTGCGCTGCTGGCCCGGGAGCCCCGCACTCTCGTGGTCATCAAGCTGGCCAACACTGGCTACAAGTCTGTGTATGGCAGTGACTGGTTCACCCTCCAGGTGAACCGGCTTCTCCGAGCTGCCTTTGCTGACCTCCATGTGGCCTTTGTGGACGCCTGGGAGATGACCTCCAGTCTGGCCCTGCCCGACAGGATCCACCCAGGGCGGCTTATCGTCCGCAGTGAAGTCAACTTCTTCCTGTCCTTCATTTGCCCCACTTGA
- the LOC118527124 gene encoding paired immunoglobulin-like type 2 receptor beta, translated as MGLSLLLSLLLLPTCLQAGSSDECDLYPDYGIEQPNNLSAPMGGSVHINFSFYYCWQLANDPRVSVALRRKHYHGEVIYNSTGPFIHEEYKNRICLNLPKGQKFGSLQISNLRKEDEHIYFCRVQVETLRDGTKVWQSLQGTRLTVTHAAKRTTEGPTTTAPTTTGLSVLEGPGSSASSPLSVGAVVIVALPGVVIKTTILGLILYLRWKRSKK; from the exons ATGGGTCTGTCCCTGCTGCTGTCTCTGCTGCTGTTGCCGACATGTCTGCAGGCTG GTAGCTCAGACGAATGTGATTTATATCCTGACTATGGGATCGAGCAACCAAATAACCTCTCAGCCCCCATGGGTGGCTCCGTCCATATCAATTTCTCCTTCTATTACTGCTGGCAGTTAGCCAACGATCCCAGAGTGAGTGTAGCCTTGAGACGGAAACACTACCATGGGGAGGTCATCTACAACAGTACTGGGCCTTTCATCCATGAGGAGTACAAGAACCGCATCTGCCTGAACTTGCCAAAGGGTCAGAAGTTTGGCTCCCTGCAGATATCGAACCTGCGGAAGGAGGATGAGCATATATACTTTTGCCGGGTCCAAGTGGAAACACTAAGAGACGGCACAAAGGTGTGGCAGTCCCTCCAGGGGACCAGACTCACCGTCACCCATG CTGCCAAGAGGACCACCGAGGGCCCCACCACCACTGCTCCCACCACCACTGGCCTCAGTGTCTTGGAAGGCCCTGGGAGCTCAGCATCTTCACCCCTGAGTGTGGGAGCTGTGGTCATAGTGGCACTGCCTGGTGTTGTGATCAAAACTACAATTTTGGGACTGATACTCTACCTCAGGTGGAAGAGAAGCAAAA AATGA
- the LOC118527112 gene encoding NXPE family member 3-like isoform X3, translated as MSSKQLQAPTDLFIRQFKWHMTVVVGSVIAICILYIRVSWHDSTVPLPPQPHPPCKSSGSLPQELSGLTHLLHWPPTLGDGGDLLASTSPQTSTYHLRGPPQASYTLGGYLEAILVARDHRGRPKTHGGDLFRAQLLGPYLKAGVPGDIQDLENGTYLLSFPLLWAGQAQVQVRLIHSSEAVRVLQRIWRDQWATVDFTGYFRGPTGYEEIVTCNVNPLLTGEEESTCHYRDEDSGELWFCARPPTLPCDSLVGHSSGHYWNVTTPHEEALLAWNVTDKVLPQGISPIWVAKESNKSLVLSPQQLCHPGIPGPKPSGFYHRAVWHSLSCSGRSFSTVDSILGCLAGHIVHMMGDSTLRQWWEYLRDTVPSLKPVDLHATYQTGPLMAVETTRGIVLHWRAHGWPLRSLRTPVASLHSVVRELGGLAGGPHTVVVLGLGSHFTTFPPSVFVQRLAGIRAAVAALLAREPRTLVVIKLANTGYKSVYGSDWFTLQVNRLLRAAFADLHVAFVDAWEMTSSLALPDRIHPGRLIVRSEVNFFLSFICPT; from the exons ATGTCTAGTAAACAACTCCAGGCTCCCACAGACCTATTCATCAGACAGTTCAAGTGGCACATGACTGTGGTTGTGGGATCAGTCATTGCAATTTGT ATCTTGTACATCAGAGTTTCCTGGCATGACAGCACCGTTCCTCTGCCCCCAcagccccacccaccctgcaAGTCTTCTGGCTCTCTCCCCCAGGAGCTCTCGGGCCTGACCCATTTACTGCACTGGCCTCCCACCCTGGGAGATGGGGGGGACCTTTTGGCCTCCACCAGTCCCCAGACCTCCACCTACCACCTGAGGGGACCTCCCCAGGCCAGCTACACCCTGGGAGGCTACCTGGAGGCCATTCTTGTTGCAAGAGACCACCGGGGCAGGCCCAAGACCCATGGTGGGGATCTGTTTCGGGCACAGCTCCTGGGTCCCTACCTGAAGGCAGGAGTCCCTGGAGATATCCAGGATCTGGAGAATGGCACCTACCTgttgtccttccccctgctctgggCTGGACAGGCCCAGGTACAAGTGCGGCTGATCCACTCCAGCGAGGCAGTTAGAGTCCTGCAGAGAATCTGGAGAGACCAGTGGGCCACGGTCGATTTCACGGGCTATTTCCGAGGACCCACAGGATATGAAGAAATTGTGACTTGCAATGTTAACCCCCTGCTAACTGGGGAGGAAGAATCTACCTGTCACTACAGGGATGAAGATTCTGGTGAGCTCTGGTTCTGTGCTcgaccccccaccctgccctgcgaCTCACTGGTAGGGCATTCAAGTGGACATTATTGGAATGTGACCACACCACACGAGGAGGCCCTGCTGGCATG GAATGTGACAGACAAGGTCCTCCCTCAGGGTATTTCTCCAATCTGGGTGGCCAAGGAGAGCAACAAGAGTCTGG TTCTGTCCCCTCAACAACTGTGCCACCCTGGGATCCCGGGCCCAAAGCCCTCTGGCTTCTACCACCGAGCTGTGTGGCACTCACTGTCCTGCTCTGGCCGCTCCTTCTCCACTGTTGACAGCATcctgggctgcctggctggccaCATCGTCCACATGATGGGGGACTCCACGCTTCGGCAGTGGTGGGAGTACCTGCGTGACACCGTGCCCT CCCTGAAGCCTGTGGATCTACACGCCACGTATCAGACGGGGCCCCTGATGGCAGTGGAGACCACTCGGGGCATCGTGCTGCACTGGCGGGCCCACGGCTGGCCCCTGCGCTCCCTGCGCACACCAGTGGCCTCCCTGCACTCTGTGGTCCGGGAGCtagggggcctggctgggggccCCCACACAGTGGTGGTGCTGGGCCTGGGCTCCCACTTCACCACCTTTCCCCCATCTGTCTTTGTGCAACGACTCGCGGGGATCAGGGCAGCGGTGGCTGCGCTGCTGGCCCGGGAGCCCCGCACTCTCGTGGTCATCAAGCTGGCCAACACTGGCTACAAGTCTGTGTATGGCAGTGACTGGTTCACCCTCCAGGTGAACCGGCTTCTCCGAGCTGCCTTTGCTGACCTCCATGTGGCCTTTGTGGACGCCTGGGAGATGACCTCCAGTCTGGCCCTGCCCGACAGGATCCACCCAGGGCGGCTTATCGTCCGCAGTGAAGTCAACTTCTTCCTGTCCTTCATTTGCCCCACTTGA
- the LOC118527112 gene encoding NXPE family member 3-like isoform X5: protein MRVLITYQMSSKQLQAPTDLFIRQFKWHMTVVVGSVIAICILYIRVSWHDSTVPLPPQPHPPCKSSGSLPQELSGLTHLLHWPPTLGDGGDLLASTSPQTSTYHLRGPPQASYTLGGYLEAILVARDHRGRPKTHGGDLFRAQLLGPYLKAGVPGDIQDLENGTYLLSFPLLWAGQAQVQVRLIHSSEAVRVLQRIWRDQWATVDFTGYFRGPTGYEEIVTCNVNPLLTGEEESTCHYRDEDSGELWFCARPPTLPCDSLVGHSSGHYWNVTTPHEEALLAWNVTDKVLPQGISPIWVAKESNKSLALKPVDLHATYQTGPLMAVETTRGIVLHWRAHGWPLRSLRTPVASLHSVVRELGGLAGGPHTVVVLGLGSHFTTFPPSVFVQRLAGIRAAVAALLAREPRTLVVIKLANTGYKSVYGSDWFTLQVNRLLRAAFADLHVAFVDAWEMTSSLALPDRIHPGRLIVRSEVNFFLSFICPT, encoded by the exons GGTCTTGATCACATACCAGATGTCTAGTAAACAACTCCAGGCTCCCACAGACCTATTCATCAGACAGTTCAAGTGGCACATGACTGTGGTTGTGGGATCAGTCATTGCAATTTGT ATCTTGTACATCAGAGTTTCCTGGCATGACAGCACCGTTCCTCTGCCCCCAcagccccacccaccctgcaAGTCTTCTGGCTCTCTCCCCCAGGAGCTCTCGGGCCTGACCCATTTACTGCACTGGCCTCCCACCCTGGGAGATGGGGGGGACCTTTTGGCCTCCACCAGTCCCCAGACCTCCACCTACCACCTGAGGGGACCTCCCCAGGCCAGCTACACCCTGGGAGGCTACCTGGAGGCCATTCTTGTTGCAAGAGACCACCGGGGCAGGCCCAAGACCCATGGTGGGGATCTGTTTCGGGCACAGCTCCTGGGTCCCTACCTGAAGGCAGGAGTCCCTGGAGATATCCAGGATCTGGAGAATGGCACCTACCTgttgtccttccccctgctctgggCTGGACAGGCCCAGGTACAAGTGCGGCTGATCCACTCCAGCGAGGCAGTTAGAGTCCTGCAGAGAATCTGGAGAGACCAGTGGGCCACGGTCGATTTCACGGGCTATTTCCGAGGACCCACAGGATATGAAGAAATTGTGACTTGCAATGTTAACCCCCTGCTAACTGGGGAGGAAGAATCTACCTGTCACTACAGGGATGAAGATTCTGGTGAGCTCTGGTTCTGTGCTcgaccccccaccctgccctgcgaCTCACTGGTAGGGCATTCAAGTGGACATTATTGGAATGTGACCACACCACACGAGGAGGCCCTGCTGGCATG GAATGTGACAGACAAGGTCCTCCCTCAGGGTATTTCTCCAATCTGGGTGGCCAAGGAGAGCAACAAGAGTCTGG CCCTGAAGCCTGTGGATCTACACGCCACGTATCAGACGGGGCCCCTGATGGCAGTGGAGACCACTCGGGGCATCGTGCTGCACTGGCGGGCCCACGGCTGGCCCCTGCGCTCCCTGCGCACACCAGTGGCCTCCCTGCACTCTGTGGTCCGGGAGCtagggggcctggctgggggccCCCACACAGTGGTGGTGCTGGGCCTGGGCTCCCACTTCACCACCTTTCCCCCATCTGTCTTTGTGCAACGACTCGCGGGGATCAGGGCAGCGGTGGCTGCGCTGCTGGCCCGGGAGCCCCGCACTCTCGTGGTCATCAAGCTGGCCAACACTGGCTACAAGTCTGTGTATGGCAGTGACTGGTTCACCCTCCAGGTGAACCGGCTTCTCCGAGCTGCCTTTGCTGACCTCCATGTGGCCTTTGTGGACGCCTGGGAGATGACCTCCAGTCTGGCCCTGCCCGACAGGATCCACCCAGGGCGGCTTATCGTCCGCAGTGAAGTCAACTTCTTCCTGTCCTTCATTTGCCCCACTTGA
- the LOC118527112 gene encoding NXPE family member 3-like isoform X1 yields MRVLITYQMSSKQLQAPTDLFIRQFKWHMTVVVGSVIAICILYIRVSWHDSTVPLPPQPHPPCKSSGSLPQELSGLTHLLHWPPTLGDGGDLLASTSPQTSTYHLRGPPQASYTLGGYLEAILVARDHRGRPKTHGGDLFRAQLLGPYLKAGVPGDIQDLENGTYLLSFPLLWAGQAQVQVRLIHSSEAVRVLQRIWRDQWATVDFTGYFRGPTGYEEIVTCNVNPLLTGEEESTCHYRDEDSGELWFCARPPTLPCDSLVGHSSGHYWNVTTPHEEALLAWNVTDKVLPQGISPIWVAKESNKSLVLSPQQLCHPGIPGPKPSGFYHRAVWHSLSCSGRSFSTVDSILGCLAGHIVHMMGDSTLRQWWEYLRDTVPSLKPVDLHATYQTGPLMAVETTRGIVLHWRAHGWPLRSLRTPVASLHSVVRELGGLAGGPHTVVVLGLGSHFTTFPPSVFVQRLAGIRAAVAALLAREPRTLVVIKLANTGYKSVYGSDWFTLQVNRLLRAAFADLHVAFVDAWEMTSSLALPDRIHPGRLIVRSEVNFFLSFICPT; encoded by the exons GGTCTTGATCACATACCAGATGTCTAGTAAACAACTCCAGGCTCCCACAGACCTATTCATCAGACAGTTCAAGTGGCACATGACTGTGGTTGTGGGATCAGTCATTGCAATTTGT ATCTTGTACATCAGAGTTTCCTGGCATGACAGCACCGTTCCTCTGCCCCCAcagccccacccaccctgcaAGTCTTCTGGCTCTCTCCCCCAGGAGCTCTCGGGCCTGACCCATTTACTGCACTGGCCTCCCACCCTGGGAGATGGGGGGGACCTTTTGGCCTCCACCAGTCCCCAGACCTCCACCTACCACCTGAGGGGACCTCCCCAGGCCAGCTACACCCTGGGAGGCTACCTGGAGGCCATTCTTGTTGCAAGAGACCACCGGGGCAGGCCCAAGACCCATGGTGGGGATCTGTTTCGGGCACAGCTCCTGGGTCCCTACCTGAAGGCAGGAGTCCCTGGAGATATCCAGGATCTGGAGAATGGCACCTACCTgttgtccttccccctgctctgggCTGGACAGGCCCAGGTACAAGTGCGGCTGATCCACTCCAGCGAGGCAGTTAGAGTCCTGCAGAGAATCTGGAGAGACCAGTGGGCCACGGTCGATTTCACGGGCTATTTCCGAGGACCCACAGGATATGAAGAAATTGTGACTTGCAATGTTAACCCCCTGCTAACTGGGGAGGAAGAATCTACCTGTCACTACAGGGATGAAGATTCTGGTGAGCTCTGGTTCTGTGCTcgaccccccaccctgccctgcgaCTCACTGGTAGGGCATTCAAGTGGACATTATTGGAATGTGACCACACCACACGAGGAGGCCCTGCTGGCATG GAATGTGACAGACAAGGTCCTCCCTCAGGGTATTTCTCCAATCTGGGTGGCCAAGGAGAGCAACAAGAGTCTGG TTCTGTCCCCTCAACAACTGTGCCACCCTGGGATCCCGGGCCCAAAGCCCTCTGGCTTCTACCACCGAGCTGTGTGGCACTCACTGTCCTGCTCTGGCCGCTCCTTCTCCACTGTTGACAGCATcctgggctgcctggctggccaCATCGTCCACATGATGGGGGACTCCACGCTTCGGCAGTGGTGGGAGTACCTGCGTGACACCGTGCCCT CCCTGAAGCCTGTGGATCTACACGCCACGTATCAGACGGGGCCCCTGATGGCAGTGGAGACCACTCGGGGCATCGTGCTGCACTGGCGGGCCCACGGCTGGCCCCTGCGCTCCCTGCGCACACCAGTGGCCTCCCTGCACTCTGTGGTCCGGGAGCtagggggcctggctgggggccCCCACACAGTGGTGGTGCTGGGCCTGGGCTCCCACTTCACCACCTTTCCCCCATCTGTCTTTGTGCAACGACTCGCGGGGATCAGGGCAGCGGTGGCTGCGCTGCTGGCCCGGGAGCCCCGCACTCTCGTGGTCATCAAGCTGGCCAACACTGGCTACAAGTCTGTGTATGGCAGTGACTGGTTCACCCTCCAGGTGAACCGGCTTCTCCGAGCTGCCTTTGCTGACCTCCATGTGGCCTTTGTGGACGCCTGGGAGATGACCTCCAGTCTGGCCCTGCCCGACAGGATCCACCCAGGGCGGCTTATCGTCCGCAGTGAAGTCAACTTCTTCCTGTCCTTCATTTGCCCCACTTGA